The genomic segment AATAGTCTTGATGAAGAGATTACTACTGTACACTGATCATATCAAAGgcaagaaatacatttaaaattctACGATTCAGGAATTAATTTGCTTTCTGCTCTTCTGAGGCAGTTTGaacaatttattttactttaaaactttaaaggTAGTGTTATAATTTGAACATGCTTACTATGCTGAAAAATAGAAGTTCCTGCAAAGTTTGAGGTCCATACCAGATTGACGGGGTGCGCAAAGCTGTTCTCGAATCGGTCATCCTGCAGAAGCTGTCTAAGGTGAGAGATGTAGCTAGAGGCGAGTCGGAGCGTGTCCAATTTTGACAGCTTGGTGTCCGCTGGTACCCAGGGCAGGCTGGTTTTTAGTCTGGAGAAAGCTTTGCTCAACACTCTCATCCGCGCCCTCTCCCTGGCATTGGCCGCGTTTCTCTGCGACTGCCGCGTTTCCTTCTGGTGCGTCTTGGACAGTTTGCGCCCCTCCTTGATCCTCCCGTCCTCACAGTCATTGTCCAACTCCTCATCCGAATAACGGGTGGGATTATAGCAAGTAACTTTCCGCGCCGTCCTCTCCAAAGGGTTTGCAGTCCTTCTCTGACATGTGTCATAGTCCTCAGCATCGCTTGTTACTGAGCCAGTGGACATGGCTGTTCCACCTGCGCCTGGAGGCAGACAGGAGTGGCACTTTGGGGACAGCAGTGACTGAAAATCTCAAttctcagaaaaacaaaaggttgGAAGTCAACAGGCTATCAGCACTTTTAAAATATTCCCATTTGGTAACCCTCAGCCTGAAGCCCTAAAATGTCACCACTTGACTATGCTACAATACCAATTGCATGAGGTCAAGTCTGAAAATTGCAGTGCtctctaaaactaaaacatgCCCCCTTGCTTTGCTACCCCTCTAATTTAAGTGTCCTGGACTTGGCATCTGTACAGTTTCTTCTGAACATTTCTCCTCCCCCTTTTTCTGCAAGCCACCATGACCTCAGTAAGACCACAACTCTATCTCCCTTTGTAAGACTGACGCTCATCTGCAACTTGATAATTATATTAAGCCTGTATATGAATGGCAAATTATTGGCAAATCCGGTGGAAGGTGACCCATGTAATTAAATTGCAAAAAATCATACTGATACATGCCTGAGGATTGATATTGCAAAACACAGAGATAATATGTTGTATCAGGAAGGCAAACTTTCTTAATAATGATACACACATTGCAACATTCGGAAGTGCACTCTGTATGTCCATGTAGTAAACATTTCCTTGGTTTGTCAGCTCCACAGATGTGTTGTGGTAATAGAAATGTCTTGAGGACCTTATCAAAAGTGCCTAATCCTTCGCTGGTTTCACAGAGGGATTGGGTTTCTGCAGATGGAGCAGCCTTTCACACGCAGTCTGTGTGCACCAGCCCCAGCTGTTATCGGTTCCCATGACATCTGGAGCGTTGGCATGACAAGGGTGTGGCACAGGGGAGGAGGCACCATCTTTATTCCCATAGTATCACAAACGCTCTTTACTGCACATCTCGCCATTTTCTTGTCTGTCCTCCAAACCTTTCTGAGAGCATCCACTCAGAGGCCAGACAGGACAGCATATTTTATTGTGCAGTGAGATCAAGAActaaaagagagggaaagagaatgAAGGTACTCAAGGCCTCACTGGAAGCTGCAGGATTGCAAAATGTGTTTGCAAAGTTGCCATACTGCCTGAAAAGCTCCTTTCAGAAAAAGGAGTGTTATAGCAAACTTTGCCTGTCAGACAGCATAGTTGTTGTAGCCTGTGCAGTTTGTTAACATTGCAATGGAAAATACTGCAAGCACTGTGCCCACTGAATTTACAAATGCAAGTCAAGCCTTGGGGAAAACTGGAAGGAGATTTAAAGGTGTGGGATACTGGGAAATGCACAACCTCTACCCATAGTTACAGAAAAACCCCTCTAGTTTCTGTAAGATATTCTCAGAAAATCCCAGGTCCCTGTAAACTATCACTCCACATAATATGTgtgaaatttagattttttttatgacaaTAGCAAGTCTCTGCCAAGGATTACCTAACTGCAGCTGAGATGCATGCTTGATTTTGGTAATAGGCTATGCCAGGGTCActagagagagaaagggggaatTACTGTACTGTGCACTGAGCTGAATGATGTACTGTATTCCAACAGTTCCCAGGATGGTGTGTAATTTATACCAACACTTTATTATTCTCTCTTTATTAAGCTACCAACATGTTCAGTGTTTAACAAGTGATTCAAGGGCAAAAATAATCACTTGTTCCTCTTTATAATGATATTCCAATTCAAACTTTGAAGTACCCTGTGGTTTTCCTCAGCTGTCATACacaaagaatgctcctaaatCTAAGGACACATTCCTAAATTCCCCATAATCCTGCTCTTCCATGTAGTTTTCACGAGAAGACCTGACATCAGCTGGACCGTGCTCTTAGCTTATCCTTGGATGTGTCATGATGTTGAGATATGAGGTTCCACTTGTGTTGGTAAGACAGTCAGAGCTTCAGGCAGACTGCCATCTCATCTCCTGTCGCTGCATCTGTCAGCGAGGTGGACGGCCTGACTGACACAGCTGAAGGTGCAAGCTGAGGGATTCTGCTGTTGGATTTATTCCTCTTTTGataaactgtcttttttttttttacacaacacGAAAAATTATTGGCTACATGACACATATTTCCACCTGCTGCTTCATTCGCTGTCGCAGAAACAGGTTGAGATAAAACAAGGGTGCTCATTAGTCATTCTCTGCATGTAGTTCctcaaataaaagcagaaaatattgtCGAAAACATCAGTGTAATTGATGGTTACATGGTTATTGTATTTGCCCTGGGAATAATTAAATTCAGGGCCAACAGTAATAAATATCACTTGAAACCTAACTTGAAGGGAGAACTAGCATTTGTCTATCAGCAAAGACTTTCAGGGGTCAGGACCTCCATTGGGGCCCTAAACTggagaagcagagagacaggTGCAAGCTCATGATGTCAGAGgcctttctctgtttctctcccaaCCTCATATGATTCCCACTGAACCAGCTTGCGACACATTAAGCTGGTGTGTGACACCAGTGAAGACACAAATCAGTGACAGCCATCagaatttttttaatcattgcaTACATACACCTATGCCAAGTACACATGGGCTTTCAAGGCACCACAATTACTATAAACCGGATCCAGATCCAATATGTAGCACATACAAACAATACCGGaccaaaaaacccaaaagacTAATGATACCAGTTCATATAACTTACAAAATCTGAATTTCAGGCCTTCATGTCTACAACAAAATTCATAGGTTACTGATAAAGTCTATTAAAGTCCAAACTACtggagaaatgaaagaaaagtctAATCAAATACTCAATTTTGCCTTCTTCTCCATGCTTTTGAGACAAAGTTAAACAAACTTAAACGCATCAAATCCATTAGAAAAAGGGTCTCTGTGGAATTGCtgcatgcacatactgtatattccatATATACTGAGGTTTGACTCAGTTTTTAATGAAATTGACATGCCCACTAACTCATCCACACATGGGGAATTTCATCTCAGCTCTTAATTTATTGCAGCTGTAAATCCTCTCAGTGTCTCACTGTCTTGTGTGTCttaacaaacaaactgaaatttgaaaaacaaactgaaaaacgtATTTCCTCATTTTCGGGTATTTCAAAGTTGAAAGACACATGTAATGACAAAGTGAGACAAAAGAAGAGACAAAACATCATGTTTGAAAGATAAAGAGCACATGCTGTATTGCACATTAGGGCACATTACAAGAAACAGCAACTGTGTGAGTGATAGAAGTATGGCAAGACTGCATACACAACACAGAATGACTTGACCACTGGTTTATCAGTGGGGTCATTGGTGTAACTTAAAAGTGCTATATTAGACAAGAAATGTTACTGAAGAATGTTACTAAAGAAATGTTAAATTCAGTGTGCAACAGTATTCACTATTCCACATTTAATTGTTAAAATTCAAAAACCACACAATAGTTAATAGTTAAAAGTCAATTAATTGCACTTAATTAAATGGATTACTTCAATATACATAGATAGTGAGTACAGTTAAGTTTTTTCCATCTGAGAGTCAGAGGCTCAATCTTGATATAATGAATAATGTGAAGTAGCAATATAATTATGCCATTATACTGTAACTAGACTTTTATAATGTAGTCACTTTTCAAAATTGCATATGTGTTCGTTTAatcttcttcagttttttttggaCTCAATGGCCTTCATCAGTGGAACCCACCGAGACACAGTGCGTCCTCTTGGTTTAGTCTGACTCAAGCTTGGCCACATGCTGCCTCTGATGTTCACAGGGCCGTCGCACTCGTCTGCCTCCGAGGTGATCTCCATCTTCTGGATGATGAGCTTCAGGAGGTTGTGCTGCTTCTCCAGCATGCTTGACATTTCTTTCATCCTTCAGAAGAGAACAGCAGTTCATGTGGCTCAGTGACAGActtctttttaattttgtatAGAGTGAAAGTCAGGCATCTTAAGGATATACTTCTGAGTGATTCCATGTGCTTATTATAGAAAGGAATATAGTGGCTGACATCCTTCTGTGACCCGATCAcagtctttatttctttatatcCACTAGGGGCTGCTCATGCATCAAAAACTATATTGGTAAAATGCTTCTTACTT from the Thunnus albacares chromosome 21, fThuAlb1.1, whole genome shotgun sequence genome contains:
- the LOC122972710 gene encoding musculin yields the protein MSTGSVTSDAEDYDTCQRRTANPLERTARKVTCYNPTRYSDEELDNDCEDGRIKEGRKLSKTHQKETRQSQRNAANARERARMRVLSKAFSRLKTSLPWVPADTKLSKLDTLRLASSYISHLRQLLQDDRFENSFAHPVNLTWPFMMTGRSEDSDISAAVRLCGATA